The Oleispira antarctica RB-8 genome contains the following window.
GGTTTTACCGGACATTTATCCAAGCCTATTAGGGTAGAAGATTTAATGAACGCTTTAAATCATATGTGATTATCTAAAGCGTTCATTATCAGTGGCTTTTATTAATCAGTCTTATTGAACGGCATCAATGTAAGCATTGATGGCGGCTAAGACGCTGTTAATGGTTGCTGTCATAATATCTTGATGTTCACTGACCCCCATGTACTTGCGGTTATTGATTTTAATTTGTACAAACGCCATCGCTTGAGAGTTCGTGCCCTTACTTAAGGCAATCTGGTCAAAGTGTTGTACTTGAAAATCAATGCCTAAGGTTTTGTGCAAGCCATCACTCAAGGCCGATATAACACCCTTGCCTTGGCCATGAATGGTTTGTGTTTCGCCATGAACACTGCCATCACAAATACTCGCTTGAATAGACTCTTGCTCTCCTTGCTTATGTACCTCATAACCTAGCACTTGATATTGCTGCTCAAAATTTTGGTTAGCTTGTACAAATTGCTGCTGGAAAATTTTATAAATCGTTTCATTATCCACCTCGCAGCTGTGTCTAACACTGTATTCTTGTACGGCACGGCTCAATTCAATTTGCATCCAACGAGGTAAGTTAATGCCAAATCCAGTTTCCATAATATACGCGACACCGCCTTTACCCGACTGGCTGTTCACGCGAATGACGGATTGGTAATCGCGGCCTAAATCTCTAGGATCAATAGGCAAATAGGCGACATCCCATTGTTGGTCATCGCGTTGCACTGATAAGCATTTTTTAATCGCATCTTGGTGACTACCGGAGAACGCGGTATACACCAATTCACCAAACCACGGATGGCGTGGATGGGTTTTAATCTGGGTACATTCTTCTACGGTCGCCACGACTTCATCAGCAATCGACAAGTCGATTTCAGGATCAATACCTTGGCTGTATAAGTTCATCGCCATGGTGATTAAATCCATGTTGCCCGTGCGCTCACCGTTACCCATCAATGTGCCTTCAATACGATCAGCTCCGGCCAATATCGCCATTTCAGCGGCGGCGACGGCACAGCCTCGATCATTATGAGTATGAATCGAGATAATGATGTTCTCACGTTGGTTTACGCCTTTACAGAAGGTTTCAACTTGATCAGCAAACACATTTGGCCCAGCGCATTCCACGGTGGCCGGTAAATTGATAATGGTTTTATTGTCAGCGCTTGGCTGCCATACATTGATGACAGCATTGCAGACTTCAATGGCAAAATCGGTTTCTGTGCTAGAAAAGCTTTCAGGGGAATACTCAAATGTCCAAGTGGTCATCGGGTATTTCTTGGCTTCATCCTGTACTTTTTTTGCACCTCGAACTGCGATGTCGATAATGCCTTGTTTATCCAAGCCAAATACTTTCTCGCGCTGCACTGGCGAGGTTGAGTTATACACATGGACAATGGCTCGTTCAGCTCCAGCTAATGATTGATAAGTACGCTCGATCAACTCGTCACGAGCCTGAGTTAGTACTTGAATGGTGACATCTTCTGGAATCTGATTTTCTTCAATCAACCAGCGCACAAAATCGAAATCAGGCTGAGAAGCCGATGGAAAACCGACTTCAATATGCTTAAAGCCCATTTTGACCATTAAATTCCACATCTTCTGCTTTTGCGCCACTGACATTGGCTCAATCAAAGCTTGGTTGCCATCACGAAGATCAACCGCACACCATTGTGGCGCTTGAGTAATACTATTACTCGGCCATTGGCGGTTTTCCATTTTCAACGCAGGCATGCTTTGTTGAAAAGATTGATACTTTTTGTGATTGAAACGGCTGGTCTGAACTTGGCTCATCTTGGGCACCTAAACTTCATGGAAGAAGTAATAAAAAGGATTAACTAACTAATGAGATAACTATAAAGCTAATGTTTGGGTGAATGGTGGCAAATAACGATAATAAAATGATTTTTTTTGCAATTATATATCGCCATTACCGTTAATTTGAGGTTTTTATTGTTTAGTATTATTTTAAGGTATCTATTGATGCCTTATAAATAATATTTTTAGCAATTATCAGCCAAGATCATGTCGGCCGCTTTAGCAGCGATCATAATCGTAGGGGAGTTTGTATTGCCCCCGACTAAGGTGGGCATTATAGATGCATCGACTATACGCAGGCATTTTATGCCATGAACCTGTAACCGGTCGTTCACCACAGCATCATGATCATTACCCATCTTACATGTGCCTACAGGGTGATAAACATGATTGGCTTTTTCGCGTACGAACGTTTCAATGTCTTTATCAGTTGGATTTTCTTGTTTAGGGCATATTGATTTGCCACGGCCGTGATCAAAAGCAGGCTGAGAAAAAATATTGAGATTGATTTTTACGGCATTAACCATTGCGGCTAAATCATCTGGATGACTGAGCATATTCAGTTCTATTTTGGGATCTTGTAAGAAATCACTACTATGAAGGCTAATTCGGCCACGACTTTTAGGGCGTAATAAACAATTGTGCAAAGAATAGCCGTAGGTGAGTAGCGTCGACTTTTTACGACCGTGATCCTCCATAACCAATGGAATAAACTGTAGCTGCATATCCGGATCACTAAGTTCTGACTTTGATTTAATAAAACCGCCAGTTTCGACAATGGAAGTGGTTAAAAATCCTTTACGCTGATTAATGTAGAGCCATATATCTTTTAATATTTTCGCTATACCAACAGGACGTAATGCCACGGTATTTGCCTTTTTACTTTTATTGGTAGTAATAATATCGATATGTTCTTGCAAGTTTTTACCGACACCTGGTAAGTGATGTTTTACCTCAATGTTATGTTGGTTTAATTCTTCTTCAGGGCCAATGCCCGATAGCATTAACAATTGAGGAGAGCAAAAAGTGCCTGCAGAAAGAATGACTTCTTTGTTTGCTTTTAATGTTCGTAATGTATTTTTGTGAAGATATTCGATGCCTTGGGCTCGTTTATTTTCAATCAGTATTCGTGCGACCTTAGCCTCGGTAATCACCGTTAAATTTTGACGTTTGATTATTGGGTGTAAAAAGGCACGTGCCGCGCTGCAGCGTTCGCCATTAATTTGTGTGACTTGATAATATC
Protein-coding sequences here:
- a CDS encoding alcohol dehydrogenase putative yields the protein MSTVNTAFDYIIIGGGSAGCVLANRLSANPKNHVCLLETGVSDKTPLVSTPIGVIGLMDSKKYNWMFNSQPESSQGNRVIYCPRGKVLGGSSSVNAMLYTRGTPSDYDHWASLGNEGWGYSDILPYFKSTQHQERGANEFHGVKGELNVAEGRSKHPLGETLLEACRQAGYQDNDDFNGAQQEGIGYYQVTQINGERCSAARAFLHPIIKRQNLTVITEAKVARILIENKRAQGIEYLHKNTLRTLKANKEVILSAGTFCSPQLLMLSGIGPEEELNQHNIEVKHHLPGVGKNLQEHIDIITTNKSKKANTVALRPVGIAKILKDIWLYINQRKGFLTTSIVETGGFIKSKSELSDPDMQLQFIPLVMEDHGRKKSTLLTYGYSLHNCLLRPKSRGRISLHSSDFLQDPKIELNMLSHPDDLAAMVNAVKINLNIFSQPAFDHGRGKSICPKQENPTDKDIETFVREKANHVYHPVGTCKMGNDHDAVVNDRLQVHGIKCLRIVDASIMPTLVGGNTNSPTIMIAAKAADMILADNC
- the leuA gene encoding 2-isopropylmalate synthase.; translation: MSQVQTSRFNHKKYQSFQQSMPALKMENRQWPSNSITQAPQWCAVDLRDGNQALIEPMSVAQKQKMWNLMVKMGFKHIEVGFPSASQPDFDFVRWLIEENQIPEDVTIQVLTQARDELIERTYQSLAGAERAIVHVYNSTSPVQREKVFGLDKQGIIDIAVRGAKKVQDEAKKYPMTTWTFEYSPESFSSTETDFAIEVCNAVINVWQPSADNKTIINLPATVECAGPNVFADQVETFCKGVNQRENIIISIHTHNDRGCAVAAAEMAILAGADRIEGTLMGNGERTGNMDLITMAMNLYSQGIDPEIDLSIADEVVATVEECTQIKTHPRHPWFGELVYTAFSGSHQDAIKKCLSVQRDDQQWDVAYLPIDPRDLGRDYQSVIRVNSQSGKGGVAYIMETGFGINLPRWMQIELSRAVQEYSVRHSCEVDNETIYKIFQQQFVQANQNFEQQYQVLGYEVHKQGEQESIQASICDGSVHGETQTIHGQGKGVISALSDGLHKTLGIDFQVQHFDQIALSKGTNSQAMAFVQIKINNRKYMGVSEHQDIMTATINSVLAAINAYIDAVQ